The following nucleotide sequence is from Nitrospirota bacterium.
GACTATGACTGCTGGCATGCCCACGAGGAGGATGTTACAGTTGAGACAGTCGTTGAAACCCTCAAGAGAAATGTGCAGACGGCAAAAGATATTATAAAAAATGCAGTTATATCGCTACCACCTGCAAGGAGCTGTATCTGTGCTGATGCCCTGAAAAATGCTATAATAACAGATACTAACTCTATCCCTGAGAATGTAAAGCAACGGCTGGATCTCTTGATAGGAAAGTATATATGATGGTTATTGTCCAGAATAACAGAATATATTATTTTTGTATTTTGATTTTGATTCTTCTTCTGCCACACTGCGCCACGACACAGAGTCAGATCGAAAGCAGACAGAGGGGAGAAGCACATTACAAGCTGGGCGTATCTTTCCTTAACGAAGGGAAAACCCAGCAGGCGTTCATCGAATTTCAGAAGGCAATATCACTCAATCCATCAGATAAGGAATCATATAATGCCCTCGGACTCATCTATGAATGGAATTTTGAGAGATTCGACGAGGCGGAAAAGGCATATAAAAAGGCTATAAGTCTTGATAAAAACTTTTCTGATGCACACAATAATCTCGGAGTCCTTTATGCAAAACTCAAGAGGTGGAATGAGGCTATAGAGGAATACAAAATGGCATTAAGTAATCCCCTTTACTCCACACCACACCTTGCATATAATAATCTTGGCTTTGCCCTTTACAGCAAAGGTAATCCCCTCGATGCAATAAATGCTTACAGAGCGGCATTAAAGATACAGCCTGATTTCGATCTTGCATATTATAACCTTGCCCTTTCTTACATAAAACTCGGCATGATGAAGGAGACGATCAGTTCTCTGGAGATGGCGGTAAGGATAACACCTGATTTTTTAGATGCCCATTATCAGCTCGGCATTGCATATCTGAAGGAAGATAAAAAAGAGCCTGCCTATCATTCCTTCAAGAAGGTTATAGAACTCGCTCCTAAAAGTGAGCAGGCAATATCCAGTCAGGTGTATCTTGAACTTTTAGGACGTTAGATAATAACTATCTAATGTCCTTTATCGAGCAAGTAGCTATTAAGGAGGTCCTTTGGAGTCTCTTGGCACATACCTGCGTAAAGAGAGAGAAGATAGAAATAAGACCCTGAAGGATATAGCAAACAAGACGAAGATAAATACCCGCTATCTCAAGGCAATAGAAGAAGANNNNNNNNNNNNNNNNNNNNNNNNNNNNNNNNNNNNNNNNNNNNNNNNNNNNNNNNNNNNNNNNNNNNNNNNNNNNNNNNNNNNNNNNNNNNNNNNNNNNAAGGAGGTCCTTTGGAGTCTCTTGGCACATACCTGCGTAAAGAGAGAGAAGATAGAAATAAGACCCTGAAGGATATAGCAAACAAGACGAAGATAAATACCCGCTATCTCAAGGCAATAGAAGAAGACAATTATGCCTATATAGGTGAAGAGGTGTTTGTGAAGGGTTTTCTTCGTGCATACGCTAATGCACTCGGTATTGATGGGGATGATGTCATCCGAAGATATAAAGAATCAATAAAAGGAGAAGATATACCAGAGGAAGAAGATAAACCAATACCAGCACAGAATTTCAAAGATATAAGAATAAGATTTATCGAAGAAGTTAAACCGGAAGAAGGATCTATACCAATACCAGCACCACAAAAGTACCTGCCAAAAGTACCTTTACAGCAATTATACCAGCAGAAGAAGACCATAATACTGATACCCTTGGGTATTATAATTGTTATTTTTATACTGTTGTTTATCTTTAACATTGTCGGAATTATAAGTCCTGAACATAAAATGATGGATCAAACAACAGTAGTAGATACAGGCGCAGCGAAGGAGGTAGAGAAAGAACCTGTGACTGTCCCAAAAGACCTCATCCTTATCATCTCAGCGATAGAGGATACATGGATTGCAGCAACGATAGACGGTGTAGAGAAAAAGGATGTACTCTTAAGGAGTGGTGACAGAGTCATCTGGAATGCTAAAAAGGACTTTGTGTTGATCATTGGGAATGCAGGCGGGGTAAAGATAACATTCAACGGTAAAGAGATTGGGACACTTGGTAAAAGCGGAGAGGTGAGAAAACTTGTGCTTCCAAAGGATAAAACTCACGGATAAAATATCTTAAAATTATCAATGATGAATTATTAATTAGAAATTGCTCATTGTTCATTAATTATGATAGGAATTTCGAAACTATACTGTGGAACAATAGAACCCTCAGATGCCCTGAGATACGGGAGGGAC
It contains:
- a CDS encoding tetratricopeptide repeat protein, with product MILILLLPHCATTQSQIESRQRGEAHYKLGVSFLNEGKTQQAFIEFQKAISLNPSDKESYNALGLIYEWNFERFDEAEKAYKKAISLDKNFSDAHNNLGVLYAKLKRWNEAIEEYKMALSNPLYSTPHLAYNNLGFALYSKGNPLDAINAYRAALKIQPDFDLAYYNLALSYIKLGMMKETISSLEMAVRITPDFLDAHYQLGIAYLKEDKKEPAYHSFKKVIELAPKSEQAISSQVYLELLGR
- a CDS encoding helix-turn-helix domain-containing protein, which translates into the protein MESLGTYLRKEREDRNKTLKDIANKTKINTRYLKAIEE
- a CDS encoding RodZ domain-containing protein: GGPLESLGTYLRKEREDRNKTLKDIANKTKINTRYLKAIEEDNYAYIGEEVFVKGFLRAYANALGIDGDDVIRRYKESIKGEDIPEEEDKPIPAQNFKDIRIRFIEEVKPEEGSIPIPAPQKYLPKVPLQQLYQQKKTIILIPLGIIIVIFILLFIFNIVGIISPEHKMMDQTTVVDTGAAKEVEKEPVTVPKDLILIISAIEDTWIAATIDGVEKKDVLLRSGDRVIWNAKKDFVLIIGNAGGVKITFNGKEIGTLGKSGEVRKLVLPKDKTHG